aataaattaaaacaaaatatgtttacaaaaaataaaaacaaccatcttggtttttaaattaaaagtacatTACATAAATTTGATCTTTTCTAGAAGATAGCTTCGAGTAGAAACCAAATCAAATCCATGGATCAACTTAAAAAGAGTTGATGATCTTCTAACGTCTGAACAAGGACCCCGATAATTGCATTGTCTCGGGGCCCCGATATGGTTCATCAGGCTCTGCATATTCATTTTAATGGATTACTCAAAACTCAAGAGGCGAatattagggttccgtatcttAAATTCTAGGAAGATCAAGATTTGTGATGTACTTTTAACCAAGAAACAAATAACTAacatattattctttttaaaaaaataaacataaaaaaattgaactaaaaaagacgacacaaaaaaacaataattaaatgctAAGAAAATTTCTTACGTGATTAAATTTCCTTAGCACACTTTTCCTtccactataaaaaaatttatgtgataaaaactctaacaaatatttacaaaggtTTGTTTTCATAGActctccattttttttaaataatattattaacaaaatttttaaatatattagcgTTTTTATCTTTGATATCTTACTAGCtaggaaaattaattattatgcatTTTATGTTTGCTTGCTTGGGccgattaataataataattgggtAAGTGGGttttatttccgatttttcttgttttgtacTAAGGAcgtataattaattgtatttgagTAAATAACGTAAGTTTTAGTTTTATCCCCTCGATTTAAACAATATGGAATTTAACGATATAACTTCAATTTTCTATCTTCCCATTCCCCCTCTCCTCTTTTCACAGAATATCTTCACCGATGGTCCAAAACTTGAGAAAATGTTAACTAGCCATCCCTGAACAACATCCCAAAGTTTTATTGACTTTTTCTATCTGAAACCTGTTGACTGAACTAATATTAaaatggtaaattaaaaaaaaaccttcaatCTTTCGGTTTCtgaaatagggtattccactatttttgaaaaagtacttcaaaatgttgattttgctaataaaaagccaccaaaaatttatttcggaaaaataaacacgctttcttgctaaaaacttaaattaaattttaaaccttttttaaactgtcaaaaacgcgggcatccaatttgatgacgtaatatgggtatcactatacgaaataacacaaataagtttgacagatatattcatagacatctgattataataaatataaatacttattatctatgtatatattatatccagctgtctacactgaactatctgatggtctatgactcataccgctatgatatcacagcagggcttacccgtgttttaggtcacgtgatacacagtttaaaaattacgatttttaattttaatattataaaagaaaaatatgcttttatgactcgaaatcagaatatttaagtatatttttacattaattttaacttttttcaaatttcatgatttatttttaactaacgataataccctattgtacAGAGATGCTAATAGTACTTTTCGTCCCTAGGTAAAGggtcaaaaatatttgtttaaatcgaGAGATTATGCACCAAGATTGGAAGAGAAATATGTAGTTAAATcgcagattaaaaaaaaaactataatgaaataattagaaTAAAGAAATTGTTAACCTATTCATGATAAcgagtttaataatattttttttttataaaaaacatttgaacgaatttttaaaaacgagTTTTTCTATATGcgacgaaatatttttatacaaatatatagaACACATTGGAggtttttctttgtaaaaattacgagataataaattgttttttttgttaaagtttcTACGTTTTTATTTCCCCTAATTAACTAACGAAGTATTTTCAATTACGTCCACTAGtagaaaggttttttttttaaacttaaaatcgaAATAACGAATTGGTTTTAGATTTTCATAAACCGTATTCTGAGCTGTGAAGGAGTAAATTTTGGCACAATAATCACTCTTACATACCTGGAGCGATTTCTTggaatcacattttttttttagaatataaaaattcttttggcACAAGTGATCGGTTTGTAGTTTCCACATTCgagaataatatttatgaaaattgtttgtaCCATTTTATGCTAAATCAAACATTGGATTCTCTCAGATTTTAATGGCTTGATTTTCTAACTAGATTGCTTAATTTAGACGATCAACGCCCGGTTTTAAGACTCTTAGAATTGAGTACAAAGTTAAAATTGtaggttttttgaaaatttgataaggTCAAGTCAaatataacctttttttttatttgaattcaaaaaagtatttaacaTGTCAGAAAACATACTTTTTGGAGCGTTAAAATTCTTAAACCTGCTGTATCCTCTTATCGAACTCAATAACACAGAGAATAATTATTTCTTGTAAGCAAGCTCCGAGAAAATTTGAGATAACCTACTTGAAACGGCTCttatattgattgatttaaCGTAGAATGGCACCTTAACCTTTTTTTGGGAAGTGTtaacatattttcttaaaactattaaaaaaactccgatttataaatttttttaaaacctaaacaattaaaattatctgtGACTAAGAATTTGATCATCAGAATTTCTATTATACTTTTGTACCCCCCAATCACCATTTTTCCTAGCTGATGTTAATTTCGCCGCCATTTtactatcaatattattattattattattatttacatgtttaCTACGTTTACTTTGGTGTAAATTGTTACCATTGGTGTGTTCAGTATCGGTTACGTTTAATTTTCGTTTGGTACGTAACATTCGTGGTCGAAAACGTTGCTGTTGCTGTTGTTCGCGAACAATTTCCGGTGATGAACGTAATGAATGATTATCTTCGTTTTCGTCGATGTTTTCATCGTCGTTTTCTTCGTCTTCATCATCGTTGTAACCACGTTTTCGACTTCGACGGAGTGTCGTATGATGATGGTACGTTTCATTATTGCTATTGCGAAGTGTTGATATGCCTGCTAAATTTAATAAAGCGTCTGCACCTTCTTCGATACGACGTTGCTCCTCTAAATCGATACTTGAATAATTTAGACGGGAATGCACactgaaaattaaaagaaacaataatttcaggattcatctaaaaatttgttatatttttgttgaaataccccATAAAAACCTGAATTAAAGAATTTACCTGTCATCATCACTTTCAAAAGCTTCATCTGGAGATGGCGCTCTAGGTGATGCTGATCGAAGTCCGCCATCATGTTCATCCCGATCTTCTTGCTTAATAATCATCGTATGATGTGTGGTACCATTATTATTTGTAGTTGCCGAACTATACGTATGATCCTCGCTAGGTGACCTCGTAATCACTTGTACCATTTCAGTAGGTATTTGCTGTTGATCCCTTAACCTAACGCTACCATTATGCTCTGGTATAATCATTTTCGAGCcatgtttcaaatataaaatagctGTGGCCGCATGTACATCATCTAAACTCGATTCAGCATCTTCGTCGTCTTCAGACTGCTGAAGATGCTGTTCTTGTTTAACTTGTGGTTCCACTTTCACATCTTGTTTAACTGCTTCAGATGCCGCTAAACGACGTGATAAATATGGGAATAGTTCAGGATTTGGAAGACGTGTAGAAGTTTTTGTATTATCGATCATTTGTTGGACAAATGGGCTAGATGTACGACTTGTTGTCGAACGGAAGGTTGCCGGATCCAAAGTGGAATACGGATGGAAGGGCGATCGTGTCAATGCTTGTAATAGATTTGGACGATATTGTTGGTCCACCATCCATAATGATCCTTTTCCAAgattctaaaaaacaaaatgtctccttgttattttctaatttctaaaatatcgaGTTATTGTTGCAAATAGTATGGTAGTCGAAATAAcagattcataattttttactgtTCGGGAATTTTGACATGTTTCgactaaaataaacaatttttaactgtttgaaaatatctattggACCATCATACTTTGAGATACTCCATctagtaattaaaatatgaattaattttttgacattgtCCTTGTAGGGAGCGTTcttatgtttgttattttgtttctatggtatcaaaatttatttctaaaataaagtaTTCGAAAGCACACTTGACAAGAGGcaaaatataattactattcacCCGCCAGGAGTCACGCAGATAGTTTCTGTCACTGTGACGGTGAGATCTTAACTTTAAAGTTCAATATTAGtcgaaaatcattaaaaatattgaaagtattttcgtaaatcatttaaaatattgaaagtatcaagattttacttatttaaaatctaattttttttaaatttgaacttaCCGGTGATTTTTCGAccttttgaaaacatttattcaaCGATAAATTATGCCGTACACTATTTTTCCAGCCAGTCGGTGCATtcttaaaatatggaaaatgatCCAATATCCATGCGTAAATATCTTTGACAGGAAGCGCTTTCTGTGGACTATCTTCAATAGCCATAAATATTAAACAGGAAAATGAATAAGGCGGTTTACTAAAAGTATGGATCATTGGATCATAACGTACATTATGTGGATGTTTGTTGGATTTGGAGGGGGTTGTTGAAGTAGAATTATtagtgttattgttattattattattagtaatattattattattgttattgttataagaATAAGGAACAGGTGAATTTAAAGAACTACTCGATGAATCCGTGGGTTCTGATACTGACGATTCATCCATATAATCACTGGTTGGACTTTGATCCACgctataatttgtttgctgtgATTGTGGCGTACTCGCAGGACTTCCACGAATTATCATTTCACTAGGTAAAGAATTTGCGGTTGCAACTTGTTGCATTTCATCTGCTTCCGCTTTGACACAATTTAAATTCAtaccttgaaaaaaaaataaaagcgaacgtttagaaatattggATCGTTCTAAAAGATAATGAGGAAATTATGGATGGAGAATCTACACAAcgaatttgaaaattgtaaaatagcgTGGAGAGCTtaccttttaataaattattatcttgtAGCCATGTAAGACTGGTTAAGTCATCGTCTTGATCTTGATGACCtggtgataatttttgtttcttttctgGTGTGGAAGTAATCGTTGTTGTACTTTGTTGCTGTTGTGTTGTATTTAATTGTAATCGTACAAGTTTAAATGGAGGCACAGCCGTTTGTAATGCAAGAGCCAATTCACGTGGCTCTAATCCTAAAGGTGATCCAACTCTTTCTGGTGACATATTATTCTGAAACTaagagaaaattgaaattaattatcatacACAATTTaagcacaattttttaaaaacagtttagattaaatttgtttgatattCATGATTATGGCCATCCTTAGACGGACCTAGACCTTTcgataaattatgttttatttgttaataatttggataaaaacatTGTTCTAAGGTAACTTTTGCCCAGAGAAAATTACGCTATTGTAAACTGTCAAActtatagttttcaaaatttctgtGACACAGCCCTAAAATCGATTAATTTGGGTATCGATGATTCGATATCTTAAACTCAGTAAGGTTATCGTTAAAATGGACCttaatggatcaaaattattaattttgagaaaaccAATGATTTAAGGTAATTTGAACCCAGCGAAAATGATGCTGTTGGTTAAAATATTGCCaagtttatagtttttaaaatttttgtgtcacaaattcgttttttttttagacc
The Chrysoperla carnea chromosome 4, inChrCarn1.1, whole genome shotgun sequence genome window above contains:
- the LOC123299004 gene encoding forkhead box protein N2 isoform X1, whose translation is MVFQNFSMFVDKLRHIQFQNNMSPERVGSPLGLEPRELALALQTAVPPFKLVRLQLNTTQQQQSTTTITSTPEKKQKLSPGHQDQDDDLTSLTWLQDNNLLKGMNLNCVKAEADEMQQVATANSLPSEMIIRGSPASTPQSQQTNYSVDQSPTSDYMDESSVSEPTDSSSSSLNSPVPYSYNNNNNNNITNNNNNNNTNNSTSTTPSKSNKHPHNVRYDPMIHTFSKPPYSFSCLIFMAIEDSPQKALPVKDIYAWILDHFPYFKNAPTGWKNSVRHNLSLNKCFQKVEKSPNLGKGSLWMVDQQYRPNLLQALTRSPFHPYSTLDPATFRSTTSRTSSPFVQQMIDNTKTSTRLPNPELFPYLSRRLAASEAVKQDVKVEPQVKQEQHLQQSEDDEDAESSLDDVHAATAILYLKHGSKMIIPEHNGSVRLRDQQQIPTEMVQVITRSPSEDHTYSSATTNNNGTTHHTMIIKQEDRDEHDGGLRSASPRAPSPDEAFESDDDSVHSRLNYSSIDLEEQRRIEEGADALLNLAGISTLRNSNNETYHHHTTLRRSRKRGYNDDEDEENDDENIDENEDNHSLRSSPEIVREQQQQQRFRPRMLRTKRKLNVTDTEHTNGNNLHQSKRSKHVNNNNNNNIDSKMAAKLTSARKNGDWGVQKYNRNSDDQILSHR
- the LOC123299004 gene encoding forkhead box protein N3 isoform X3; this encodes MSPERVGSPLGLEPRELALALQTAVPPFKLVRLQLNTTQQQQSTTTITSTPEKKQKLSPGHQDQDDDLTSLTWLQDNNLLKGMNLNCVKAEADEMQQVATANSLPSEMIIRGSPASTPQSQQTNYSVDQSPTSDYMDESSVSEPTDSSSSSLNSPVPYSYNNNNNNNITNNNNNNNTNNSTSTTPSKSNKHPHNVRYDPMIHTFSKPPYSFSCLIFMAIEDSPQKALPVKDIYAWILDHFPYFKNAPTGWKNSVRHNLSLNKCFQKVEKSPNLGKGSLWMVDQQYRPNLLQALTRSPFHPYSTLDPATFRSTTSRTSSPFVQQMIDNTKTSTRLPNPELFPYLSRRLAASEAVKQDVKVEPQVKQEQHLQQSEDDEDAESSLDDVHAATAILYLKHGSKMIIPEHNGSVRLRDQQQIPTEMVQVITRSPSEDHTYSSATTNNNGTTHHTMIIKQEDRDEHDGGLRSASPRAPSPDEAFESDDDSVHSRLNYSSIDLEEQRRIEEGADALLNLAGISTLRNSNNETYHHHTTLRRSRKRGYNDDEDEENDDENIDENEDNHSLRSSPEIVREQQQQQRFRPRMLRTKRKLNVTDTEHTNGNNLHQSKRSKHVNNNNNNNIDSKMAAKLTSARKNGDWGVQKYNRNSDDQILSHR
- the LOC123299004 gene encoding forkhead box protein N2 isoform X2 is translated as MFVDKLRHIQQFQNNMSPERVGSPLGLEPRELALALQTAVPPFKLVRLQLNTTQQQQSTTTITSTPEKKQKLSPGHQDQDDDLTSLTWLQDNNLLKGMNLNCVKAEADEMQQVATANSLPSEMIIRGSPASTPQSQQTNYSVDQSPTSDYMDESSVSEPTDSSSSSLNSPVPYSYNNNNNNNITNNNNNNNTNNSTSTTPSKSNKHPHNVRYDPMIHTFSKPPYSFSCLIFMAIEDSPQKALPVKDIYAWILDHFPYFKNAPTGWKNSVRHNLSLNKCFQKVEKSPNLGKGSLWMVDQQYRPNLLQALTRSPFHPYSTLDPATFRSTTSRTSSPFVQQMIDNTKTSTRLPNPELFPYLSRRLAASEAVKQDVKVEPQVKQEQHLQQSEDDEDAESSLDDVHAATAILYLKHGSKMIIPEHNGSVRLRDQQQIPTEMVQVITRSPSEDHTYSSATTNNNGTTHHTMIIKQEDRDEHDGGLRSASPRAPSPDEAFESDDDSVHSRLNYSSIDLEEQRRIEEGADALLNLAGISTLRNSNNETYHHHTTLRRSRKRGYNDDEDEENDDENIDENEDNHSLRSSPEIVREQQQQQRFRPRMLRTKRKLNVTDTEHTNGNNLHQSKRSKHVNNNNNNNIDSKMAAKLTSARKNGDWGVQKYNRNSDDQILSHR